TGAGGGCTTTGCCGATCGCGAGCAGGTGCATCTCTGAGGTGCCCTCGTAGGTCAGCACGGATTCGAGGTTGTTGGCGTGGCGCAGCGGTGAGTACTCCAGGGTGATCCCACTGCCACCCAACAGGGTTCGGCATTCGCGGGCGATGGCCAGCGCCTCGCGCACATTGTTGAGCTTGCCCAGGCTGATCTGCTCGGGCCGCACCCCGTCAGCGTCCTTGATCCGGCCCAGATGAATCGCCAACAACATGCCCTTGCCCAGCTCCACGGTCATGTTGGCCAGCTTCTCCTGAGTGAGCTGATAGCCGGCCAACGGCTTGTCGAACACCTCACGGCTGTGCGTGTAGGCGATCGCGGTCTCCAAACTGTCACGCGCCGCGCCCAGTGCACCGAACACGATGCCGAACCGCGCCTCGTTCAGACACGACAACGGGCCCGACAACCCCTGGGCCAACGGCAGCTGCGCCGAGGCCGGCAGGCGCACATTGTCCAACACCAACTCCGAGGTCACCGACGCCCGCAACGACAACTTGCGATGAATCTCATTGGCGGTGAACCCCGGGGTGTCGGTGGGCACCACAAAGCCCCGAACACCGTCATCGGTCTGGGCCCACACCGTGGCCACATCGGCCAGATTGCCGTTGGTGATCCACATCTTGGTGCCATCCAGAACCCAATCACTACCGTCACGCCTCGCGCGGGTCCGCATCCCGGCCGGGTTGGAACCGAAATCCGGCTCGGTCAGGCCGAAACAACCGATCGCCTCACCAGCGGCCAACCGCGGCAGCCACTCCTGCTTCTGTTCCTCGGAGCCGAACCGGTAGATCGAGAACATCGACAGCGATCCCTGCACGGACACGAAGCTGCGAAACCCGCTGTCACCGGCCTCCAGCTCCATACAGGCCAACCCGTAACTCACCGCGTTGGTGCCCGCACACCCATACCCCTGCAAGTGCATACCCAGCAGGCCCAGGCCGGCGAACTCCTTGGCCAGTTCCCTGGGCAGAGTGGCCGATTCGAACCAACCCTCGACATTGGGCTTGAGCCTGGTCTCGACGAACCTGCGCACCGTCGCGGCAATGTCACGCTCATCGGCATCGAGCAACCGATCGGTATCGAACAACTCCAGCGGCCGGTAGGTGGACTTCGTGGCGGCCGGTGCGGAAGTGGCGGTCATGAGTCAAGGCTAGATTTGCCGGACCGATCTGCCCATGGCCGGTCCGTACACCGACCGCGGCATGGTTGTCCGACTCGGCGTGACGGGAGTTCGGGTGGGCGGCTCTGGCCATCGGCCGCGGTGGCCTATCCTCGGGGCGGCGAACGGCATGCCCACGGGCTGGTTTCGTCAGTGACCGGTGAAGAGAGCCCAGGGGAAGTTGACCGTGCAGGTGATTGTTGACGACCCGGTTCGCGTTCCTGCGGTGCGAGGCCGAGTCCGAGACGACCTGACCGGGTTGGCCGGTGTGGCCATCGTGATGGTGGTCATCTGCCATTTCTGGGTGGGCCGGGCCGTCGGCGGCGTGGATGCCCTGCTGGTGCTGTCGGGGTATCTCCTCGGCGCGCGGGTCCTGCGCCACCTCGGCACCGGACCGCGGACACTGACCGCCGAGGCGGGACGGCTGGCGCGCCGGGTGTTGCCGCCGTTGGTTCTGGTGCTGGCCGCGGGTGCGGTGTTGACGGTCCTGATCCAGCCGCAGACCCGCTGGGAGGCGTTCGCCGATCAGACCCTGGCCAGCCTGGGTTTCTACCAGAATTGGCAGCTGCTTCAGTCGGCCGATGACTACGTGCGGGCCGGTGAGACGGTGACCCCGCTGCACCACCTGTGGGCTATCTCCGTGCTGGGCCAGTTCGCCGTGGCGTTCTTCCTGATGGCCGGGGTGGTCACCGTGGTGACGATGCGTCGGGGCCGGAGCGCGCGACGCCCGGTGCTGATTGCGGCATCCGTGGTCGCGATGGCGGCGTCGCTGTACCACGCTGTCACGACGCAGCCGCACAACCCGATGCTTGCCTACCTCGGCACCGGCGCTCGGGCCTGGGAGCTGCTGGCCGGGGTGTTGACCGCCGCGTTCGTGGCCGGTCCGGCGACAGGATGGCGGTGGCCGGATCGGGTACGTGCCGGCGCCACGGGGGTCGGGCTGACGACACTGGTGCTGTGTGGCGTGTTCACCGACCCGGCCGGGCAGTCCGCCGGCGGGTGGACGCTGATTCCCGTGGCGGCGACGGTGCTGATCATCCTCAGCGCGGCCCCGAGCGGTGAGCCGGCGAGGTACGAATTCTTCTTGCGCAGCTCCCCGTTGGTCCGGGTCGGGGCGATCGCCTATCCGCTCTACCTCTGGCACTGGCCGCTGCTGATCTTCTGGCTGGCCATCGTCAACCGCGATGCCGTCGGTCTGGTCGATGGCGGCGCCGTCGCGGTGGCCGCGGTCTTGGCGGCGCTGGTGACCGCAAGGCTGACCGCGGCTCCGCGGTGGGCATCCGGACGGGTGGTGCCGGGCACGGTGATGTTGTCGGGCGCGCTGGTCCTGCTGGCGGCGGTGACCCTCGTGGCGATGTCGCTGATGTGGCAGGGCCACGTGGCGCTGGCCCGGACCAGCGGGGCCGAACTCGGCATGCTCTCGATTCGGGATTACCCGGGCGCCAAGGCACTTCTCGGCAACCAGCGGGTCGCCAAACTGCCGATGCGGCCGACGGCGCTGGAAGCCGCCGACGACATCCCGCCGTCGTCAGTCGACCACTGCGTCACGGGATTCACCGGTAGTGAGGTCGTCAGCTGTGTCTACGGAG
The genomic region above belongs to Mycolicibacterium sp. HK-90 and contains:
- a CDS encoding acyltransferase family protein; its protein translation is MQVIVDDPVRVPAVRGRVRDDLTGLAGVAIVMVVICHFWVGRAVGGVDALLVLSGYLLGARVLRHLGTGPRTLTAEAGRLARRVLPPLVLVLAAGAVLTVLIQPQTRWEAFADQTLASLGFYQNWQLLQSADDYVRAGETVTPLHHLWAISVLGQFAVAFFLMAGVVTVVTMRRGRSARRPVLIAASVVAMAASLYHAVTTQPHNPMLAYLGTGARAWELLAGVLTAAFVAGPATGWRWPDRVRAGATGVGLTTLVLCGVFTDPAGQSAGGWTLIPVAATVLIILSAAPSGEPARYEFFLRSSPLVRVGAIAYPLYLWHWPLLIFWLAIVNRDAVGLVDGGAVAVAAVLAALVTARLTAAPRWASGRVVPGTVMLSGALVLLAAVTLVAMSLMWQGHVALARTSGAELGMLSIRDYPGAKALLGNQRVAKLPMRPTALEAADDIPPSSVDHCVTGFTGSEVVSCVYGDPKGAHTIALTGGSHSEHWLTALHQIGRQHGVKVTTYLKLGCPLTTKPVPIIAGSFEEYPSCRTWSDAALAQIIADRPDYVFFTSTRPILNGPGDYVPDYYLGIWDELSANGIPMLGMRDTPWMVRDGWFFSPVDCLSAGGDAETCGLPREDALAQRNPTLDHLAAYPLMKVLDLSDAVCRPTICRAVEGNVLIYHDAHHLSGAYVRTLTDELTRQMSDALGWW
- a CDS encoding acyl-CoA dehydrogenase family protein, encoding MTATSAPAATKSTYRPLELFDTDRLLDADERDIAATVRRFVETRLKPNVEGWFESATLPRELAKEFAGLGLLGMHLQGYGCAGTNAVSYGLACMELEAGDSGFRSFVSVQGSLSMFSIYRFGSEEQKQEWLPRLAAGEAIGCFGLTEPDFGSNPAGMRTRARRDGSDWVLDGTKMWITNGNLADVATVWAQTDDGVRGFVVPTDTPGFTANEIHRKLSLRASVTSELVLDNVRLPASAQLPLAQGLSGPLSCLNEARFGIVFGALGAARDSLETAIAYTHSREVFDKPLAGYQLTQEKLANMTVELGKGMLLAIHLGRIKDADGVRPEQISLGKLNNVREALAIARECRTLLGGSGITLEYSPLRHANNLESVLTYEGTSEMHLLAIGKALTGQAAFR